GCTGGCCACGCTTGCGCCGCTCGCCAAAACGCCCACCGCAAGCGTGGCGAGTGTTCGCTGCAAGACCTCGCACCCTTCGAGCAGCAGGCGGTGAGCTGATCGGCGCAAACCGGGGGTCATGGTGGTGTGCAAGTTCCGTGTCATGTCGACTCCTCGTTCGTCGGGGGCGCCCGGGCTGGACCGGATGGCCGACCACATGGCTGATCTAGCGATACGTGGCGTAGACAAGGGCGACGACACGACAAGCCGCGACCTCGCTGTTGAGACGGCCAAGCGCACCTCTCATACTCGGATTTGAAACGGCAGATGGCGCCACCGAAGCAGTCCTGATGGCGTGTGACTGCTCAAAGCCCAATCCACTTCTGCTGCGAACTCGGTACGAGCCAGAGCACCTGATAATCGCGATGTCCAGTTTCAGCGCGAGTTCTCGCCACGTAGAATGGGTGAGCTGCGAAGCGCTGGTGAAGCGCTCGCGTACCTTCGCGCGCGGCCCCCCCGCTGGGTCGATCAAGGATGCGTAAGCCTCTGAGACAGCGCCGGAACCGATCGACGTGCGGCCTGCCAAACGCCTGCTCGGCGTCACCAGACAGCGGTCCGAGGAAGGGTGGATGGACATGAGTGAAATCAACGATCAGCCAATCAGCTGGGATGACCTGGAGGGGCTCCTCTCGGAAGCCAAGGCGATGGCAAGGGGCCTGCTGGCGCACGAGCTGAGTAATTCTCTACGCAGCACCGAGCTGGTGCTTACGGCCCTGGGAAGGCTACGACGCTCGGATCAGGATTGGGCCGAGGTGGAGTGGGAAAACCGAAAGTACTTCTTTGGTGCTCTGTACAAGGCGATGCGCAGGGCATTGACCGACCACGCGCGACGGCGCAAGGCAGAGAAGCGTGCGCCAGAAGTGCGTCTCGAACCCGAGCAGTTCGCGAAGGCGCTGAACGATGCCGACATCCAGGCGTCCGTGGAGCAGCAACCAGCATTGATCGAGCAGCTGATGTTGTCGCTGGAAGAGCTGCGACATCGTGAGCCCGACTGGGTGACGATGATCGAGCACCGCTACTTTGGCGGTCTCACACTGGAGGAGACCGGAAGAATGATGGGCGTCAACGCGCGGACGATTCAGCGTTGGTGGCTGCAGGCACGTCTGGTGCTGTTTGATGCCGTTCGGGAGGGTATGGAGAGGTGAGCCGATTGCACCCACTTCTGTGATGTTTGCTGCGAGCTCCCACTCGCCTTCGGCCTTCAGCTCGTCGACGACGGGGTTTAGGTGGGCGGCGCCACCACCCACGATGCTTGGACTTCGCTCTTCCGTGCTGCTTGCGCAGCATCCGGAGCGATGATCTTCATGTCGCCCTTGACGCCAGGCACGTGCCCACGAAGCCGAGGTCCACGCGCTTCTCATTGATGAGATCCAGATCGACGACCTATTCGGCGCCCGGTCTGCGAACAGAGCGCCAATGTGTGTGCCTCGATGATGTGAATCTTGGAAGGGCATTGTACGCACCACGCCCCTTGCTTGGAGAGGCAGGCCCGCACTCCAGCCGCGCGAACGCAGGGCGCGGGAAGCCATCTGTAGCCGCAGCTACAGATGGCTTCAGGCAACGCGGAATGGAGGGCGGACTCGTGCAGCGGTGCC
This DNA window, taken from Pseudomonadota bacterium, encodes the following:
- a CDS encoding sigma-70 family RNA polymerase sigma factor, with product MDMSEINDQPISWDDLEGLLSEAKAMARGLLAHELSNSLRSTELVLTALGRLRRSDQDWAEVEWENRKYFFGALYKAMRRALTDHARRRKAEKRAPEVRLEPEQFAKALNDADIQASVEQQPALIEQLMLSLEELRHREPDWVTMIEHRYFGGLTLEETGRMMGVNARTIQRWWLQARLVLFDAVREGMER